One Kangiella geojedonensis DNA segment encodes these proteins:
- a CDS encoding alpha/beta hydrolase family protein — MKYLAFMLGLTVVAQGQAAEPRNFTAEDMVTFNRVGAATLSPDGTRVAYQLRTTDLEADKGRYDIYTVSSDGSDTQQITKHQAADTSPTWSSDGSALYFLSSRNGSNQLYKYDLASKKIIQVTDLAVGIETYKLTSDNSRLVFSASVFPGCDSFECSKRKFDKQKSAKATGKLYHQTFVRHWDQWLDGTQSQLFSAELSGDNATNVRPVSHSLNGNVPSRPFGGAEEYTISPDGKTVVFALRIADEKESRSTNFDLYQVAVGGGEAINITPDNPAWDTQPVFSPDGTKLAWLAMDRPGFEADRLQIHLKDLESGEVTNLTKDWDRSVASYSFSQDGKTLYVTGNNIGKKSLWSFDIESKKPTLLTEKGYVGGVSVGNGQLIYQYDDLKQPADLYRLNLANNESQQITHVNKAKLANIQFGDYEQFSFEGWNDETVYGYVVKPADFDADKKYPLAFLIHGGPQGSFGDHFHYRWNPQTYTGQGFVAVMIDFHGSTGYGQDFTDSITGDWGGKPLVDLQKGMDYIDDTYDFIDTDNSCALGASYGGYMINWIAGQWPEQFKCLVNHDGIFDNRMMYYATEELWFVEWENGGAYFDTPETFEKHNPVHHVKNWKTPMLVVQGTKDFRVPETQSLGTFTALQRQGIPSQLLIFEDENHWVLKPNNSIQWHQVVNDWLNQWLTSN, encoded by the coding sequence ATGAAATATTTAGCATTTATGCTGGGTTTGACGGTAGTGGCTCAGGGCCAAGCCGCTGAACCGCGAAACTTTACAGCAGAGGACATGGTCACTTTTAACCGCGTTGGTGCGGCGACTCTTTCTCCAGATGGAACTAGAGTTGCTTACCAACTGAGAACAACGGATCTTGAGGCTGATAAAGGCCGCTACGATATTTATACGGTATCAAGCGATGGTTCTGATACCCAGCAAATCACGAAGCACCAAGCAGCTGACACCTCCCCTACTTGGTCTTCTGATGGCAGTGCACTATATTTCTTATCCAGCCGAAACGGCTCAAACCAACTGTATAAATACGACTTAGCGTCAAAAAAAATAATTCAGGTCACTGATTTAGCCGTTGGTATAGAAACTTATAAACTCACCAGCGATAACAGTCGCCTTGTTTTCAGCGCATCAGTATTTCCGGGCTGCGATAGCTTTGAGTGCAGTAAAAGGAAATTCGATAAGCAGAAAAGTGCTAAAGCCACGGGGAAACTCTATCACCAAACCTTCGTGCGTCACTGGGATCAATGGTTAGACGGCACGCAAAGTCAGCTATTCAGTGCGGAGCTATCTGGAGATAATGCTACTAATGTTCGTCCTGTGTCACACAGTTTGAATGGTAATGTCCCTTCTCGCCCTTTCGGTGGAGCCGAAGAATACACCATCAGTCCTGATGGTAAGACCGTCGTGTTTGCCTTGCGAATCGCTGATGAAAAAGAGTCTCGCTCGACTAACTTTGATCTCTATCAGGTCGCTGTTGGTGGAGGCGAAGCAATTAATATCACACCAGATAATCCAGCATGGGACACCCAGCCAGTATTTAGTCCTGATGGCACTAAGTTGGCATGGTTGGCGATGGATCGTCCTGGGTTCGAAGCAGACAGACTCCAAATTCACCTTAAAGACTTAGAGTCTGGCGAAGTCACCAACTTAACCAAAGACTGGGACCGCTCTGTTGCTAGTTATAGCTTTAGCCAAGATGGCAAGACACTTTATGTTACGGGCAATAATATCGGTAAAAAATCACTATGGTCTTTCGATATAGAGTCCAAAAAACCAACACTGCTTACAGAGAAAGGCTATGTTGGTGGCGTCAGCGTCGGTAATGGTCAGTTGATATACCAATATGATGATTTAAAACAACCAGCTGATTTGTATCGATTGAATTTAGCGAACAATGAATCACAGCAGATTACTCATGTTAATAAAGCTAAACTGGCTAATATACAGTTTGGTGATTACGAGCAATTTAGCTTTGAAGGTTGGAACGATGAAACCGTGTATGGCTACGTAGTCAAACCCGCCGACTTTGATGCTGATAAAAAGTATCCTCTCGCGTTTTTAATCCATGGTGGCCCTCAGGGCAGTTTCGGTGATCACTTCCATTACCGCTGGAATCCGCAAACCTATACAGGACAAGGCTTCGTAGCGGTCATGATTGATTTCCACGGTTCTACCGGCTACGGGCAAGACTTTACCGACTCGATTACTGGTGACTGGGGCGGAAAACCATTGGTCGACCTTCAAAAAGGTATGGACTATATCGACGACACCTATGACTTTATCGATACGGACAACAGCTGTGCGCTAGGGGCATCTTATGGCGGCTATATGATCAATTGGATCGCGGGACAATGGCCAGAACAGTTTAAGTGTCTGGTTAACCACGACGGTATTTTTGATAACCGCATGATGTACTACGCGACTGAAGAGTTATGGTTTGTCGAATGGGAAAACGGTGGCGCCTACTTTGATACCCCTGAAACATTTGAAAAGCATAACCCTGTCCATCACGTTAAAAACTGGAAAACACCGATGCTCGTGGTACAAGGCACGAAAGACTTCCGTGTACCTGAAACGCAATCGCTGGGGACTTTTACCGCCTTGCAAAGACAAGGAATTCCAAGCCAGTTGTTAATCTTTGAGGATGAAAACCACTGGGTATTAAAACCAAACAATAGTATTCAGTGGCACCAAGTCGTTAACGACTGGCTCAATCAATGGTTAACCAGCAATTAA
- a CDS encoding cupin domain-containing protein translates to MNKVNIREALDSVTEHWSQKTIGEANGQLYKVAKGIGETNWHKHDDQDELFIVYKGTLKIQLRDKDVELQEDDMFVVPKGVEHCPVAKEEAEFLIVGLNVTSNAAGGKTNT, encoded by the coding sequence ATGAACAAAGTCAATATACGCGAAGCCCTAGATAGCGTTACTGAGCATTGGTCACAAAAAACCATTGGTGAGGCTAACGGGCAACTTTACAAAGTAGCTAAAGGTATCGGTGAGACCAATTGGCACAAGCACGATGATCAAGACGAGCTTTTTATCGTTTATAAAGGAACTTTAAAAATTCAATTGAGAGATAAGGATGTTGAATTGCAAGAAGATGATATGTTTGTAGTGCCGAAAGGAGTAGAGCACTGCCCAGTAGCTAAAGAGGAAGCAGAGTTTTTAATTGTTGGGCTTAATGTAACGTCTAACGCGGCAGGTGGAAAAACAAATACATAA
- a CDS encoding sensor histidine kinase: protein MSILKTLNPFNTLFGRIFLGFWGTVIFIVGIVLLVNQQLANWDKVRPADKYQEKSLYKISSMLSESRQYNIKLLAEKLEHKFKNTMIVLKDADTGQLVYPPKIHPRLNKGIISNLALKAKPLQVRDEHITVVGPKLFDRGDKSYQLMLISKNRHADHFWIQLWKMPIWLKLILLALVTLVPCWLIARNISKPVTKLRHSSQTLASGDLQHRVDGFEKRQDEIGYLASDFNNMADKLSALISLYKRLLADVSHELRTPLTRLELTLAMALKEPENNQRQLERAERELHKLDDIIGNVLRLAKLENHEVSIEQDDVDLTDLLSQIIRSCRLEAREKKITIDSNIEDNLSLIGDEMLLSFAFDNVIRNAIKYSPIDSSINVSSAQDSGVINITIQDQGCGVDEHELEQLFVPFFRGKQAMQESNGAGLGLAIASKAIMRHGGTIYAENIVSDKPDSSGDILGLSVSIKLPVNVKA, encoded by the coding sequence TTGAGCATATTGAAAACACTAAACCCTTTTAACACTTTGTTTGGCAGAATCTTTCTGGGCTTCTGGGGTACCGTTATATTTATCGTGGGTATTGTACTGCTGGTTAACCAACAATTAGCTAACTGGGATAAGGTACGCCCCGCTGATAAGTATCAGGAGAAGTCACTTTATAAGATATCCAGCATGCTGAGTGAGTCGCGCCAGTACAATATTAAATTATTGGCGGAAAAGCTTGAGCATAAATTTAAAAACACCATGATCGTGTTGAAAGATGCCGATACAGGACAGTTAGTTTATCCACCGAAAATTCATCCTCGCTTGAACAAAGGTATCATCTCTAACCTGGCATTAAAGGCAAAGCCACTACAAGTTCGGGATGAACATATCACGGTGGTTGGCCCCAAATTATTTGATCGCGGTGACAAAAGCTATCAGCTCATGCTCATTTCAAAAAACCGCCATGCCGATCATTTCTGGATTCAGCTTTGGAAGATGCCGATTTGGTTGAAGCTAATACTGCTTGCACTAGTGACCCTTGTGCCCTGCTGGCTTATCGCCCGTAATATCAGTAAACCCGTGACCAAACTTCGCCACAGTAGCCAGACGCTGGCTAGTGGTGACCTACAACATCGTGTTGATGGTTTCGAGAAACGCCAAGACGAAATTGGCTATCTCGCCAGTGATTTCAATAATATGGCGGACAAACTGTCGGCTCTTATTAGCTTGTATAAAAGATTATTGGCTGACGTGTCACATGAATTACGCACGCCGCTTACTCGATTAGAGTTGACTCTTGCTATGGCGCTTAAAGAGCCCGAGAATAACCAGCGTCAACTAGAACGAGCTGAGCGGGAACTGCACAAGTTAGACGACATTATTGGCAATGTTTTGCGCTTGGCGAAACTCGAAAACCATGAAGTGTCTATTGAGCAAGATGATGTTGATTTAACGGATTTATTATCGCAGATCATTCGCTCCTGTCGCCTTGAAGCGCGTGAGAAAAAGATTACCATCGATAGCAACATTGAGGATAACTTGAGCCTAATTGGCGATGAAATGTTACTCAGCTTTGCTTTCGACAATGTGATTCGCAACGCCATTAAATACAGCCCCATCGATAGCAGTATTAATGTTAGTTCAGCACAAGACAGCGGTGTGATTAATATCACCATCCAAGATCAGGGCTGCGGCGTGGATGAGCATGAACTGGAACAATTATTCGTGCCCTTCTTCCGTGGCAAACAGGCAATGCAGGAATCGAATGGCGCAGGCCTTGGACTAGCTATCGCCAGCAAAGCTATCATGCGTCACGGCGGTACTATTTATGCTGAAAACATTGTATCTGATAAACCTGATAGCTCTGGTGATATATTAGGATTGAGTGTTAGTATAAAACTACCCGTGAACGTTAAAGCTTAG
- a CDS encoding Spy/CpxP family protein refolding chaperone, whose translation MNSLTKPLAYLSMIALFAGAFAIAPAQAGPNHDSHKHAKKHRGHGGMHILKKLDLSDEQKTEVKAIMKNAKEQEKGLHESLKAYKQALSDLINSPDYSEQAVRSLQTQYQSVFADKAVIKANASHQINALLTPAQQAKKAEIKAKMKARWAEKKERMKERKADRS comes from the coding sequence ATGAACAGTTTAACAAAGCCTTTAGCTTACTTATCAATGATCGCCTTGTTCGCTGGCGCATTCGCAATCGCCCCGGCGCAAGCAGGTCCAAACCATGATAGTCATAAGCATGCAAAAAAGCATCGTGGCCATGGTGGTATGCACATTCTTAAAAAGCTTGACCTTAGCGATGAGCAAAAAACTGAAGTTAAAGCTATCATGAAAAACGCCAAAGAGCAGGAGAAGGGCCTTCATGAGTCTCTAAAAGCTTATAAACAAGCACTTAGTGATCTCATCAACAGCCCAGACTACAGTGAACAAGCGGTTCGTAGCCTACAGACTCAATATCAATCAGTTTTCGCTGATAAAGCGGTCATTAAAGCCAACGCTAGCCACCAAATCAATGCGTTACTTACCCCAGCACAGCAAGCCAAGAAAGCTGAAATTAAAGCCAAAATGAAAGCGCGTTGGGCGGAAAAGAAAGAGCGTATGAAAGAACGCAAAGCTGATCGTTCATAA
- a CDS encoding response regulator transcription factor, with the protein MSKQVLIIDDDKELSSLLLEYLTSEQIHCDQAFDGESGLNFCKQKPYDLILLDIMMPGIDGLETLKELRRFSKVPVLMLTARGEDYDKILGLELGADDYLPKPFNHRELLARVKAILRRFDYAQEEKKSNVQKAGTLVMNHNTHMVHIGGEEVILTGTEYQFLSFLLENFGNLVSKDELSKEILGRRIVQYDRSIDVHISNLRKKLKPESELEIKTIRGSGYRLVSTELSDTP; encoded by the coding sequence ATGAGCAAACAAGTCCTAATTATTGATGACGACAAAGAGCTATCAAGCTTATTGCTTGAGTATCTGACCAGCGAGCAGATTCACTGTGACCAGGCTTTCGATGGCGAATCAGGGCTGAATTTCTGTAAACAGAAGCCTTATGATTTGATATTGCTGGATATTATGATGCCGGGGATAGATGGCCTTGAAACGCTGAAAGAGCTTCGTCGCTTTAGTAAAGTCCCTGTTTTGATGCTGACCGCTCGTGGCGAGGATTACGATAAAATTCTTGGGTTGGAACTTGGCGCTGACGATTATTTACCGAAGCCCTTCAATCACCGGGAGCTACTGGCGCGGGTCAAAGCTATTTTGCGCCGTTTCGATTATGCTCAAGAAGAGAAAAAGAGCAATGTGCAGAAAGCCGGTACTTTGGTTATGAACCACAATACCCATATGGTGCATATCGGTGGCGAAGAAGTCATTCTTACGGGCACTGAATATCAGTTTCTTTCCTTTTTACTAGAAAATTTTGGTAACTTAGTCAGTAAAGATGAATTAAGTAAAGAAATACTGGGAAGACGTATTGTGCAATATGATCGTAGCATTGATGTTCATATTAGTAATTTACGCAAAAAATTAAAGCCTGAGTCAGAACTTGAGATCAAAACCATTCGTGGCTCTGGTTATCGTTTGGTTTCAACAGAATTATCGGATACTCCTTAA
- a CDS encoding efflux RND transporter permease subunit, with the protein MSKEFDSNTGIISWFARNSVAANLLMIAIFVAGVIGILSLRQQLFPDLLTNSISVQVPYPGAAPQEVEEGIVILIEENIKEIEGIKKIRSSAREGSGTITIEVDEGYEVSSVLDEVKIRIDSIPNLPDLAERPVIYENRMQRQVMWVSVFGDAGERTLKEYANEIQTELLSQPSISIVEINGTRPYEVGILVNDYQLRKYGLTLQDVASAIRSNSLDLPSGTIKTRGGDILVRTKNQAYTGLDFAQIPLMTRSDGTSLMVGDIAAIDDGFAEYEFISRLDGKDSVNMRIKSSLESDDLKIAEEVYAYLDKKQGTLPHGISIDAWGDGTYYLKGRLEMMQENMFAGIALVFLVLALFLRFKLAFWVMVGIPLCFLGAFAFMYMYPEFAMTINMITLFAFILVLGIVVDDAIIIAESAWSSIEKHGHSVDSVVKGARKVALPATFGVLTTMAAFYPTLAISGPWTNAMASMGLVVIFCLFFSLVESKLILPAHLAHMKLNKPEDTKNPKLRSTKMFFRSIRLTVSKNLKRFIANVYKPGLAKFLKYRGLTILGFVCLLIITTFGFIKGGLVKTTMMPNIPGDGIFVEVKMAEGSTAEQTIKSITLVEEKLNEIHEEVKAEYGIGVKQHSVTWTNSNTGAYMWTELVKSENMPINQYEFTDMWRDRVGQLPSVQEVSFGNGGPGGGGVGYRLIGSDIDELQIVSEKIKAKLSEYDGVYDISDGLSGGKEEIVVDLKPHGRNLGLTVQGLSTQVRNAFYGAEAQRFLRDTEEVKVFVRYPLVDRRSIGNLEQMPVRTPSGEYVTFSDVATYTVGEGYSRISRVDGVRANSISADVSQQSPITPGQVHSDMMQNVIPDILQEHPSVKLVPGGPSEDQATLANELLLGGAIALLLIYGLMAIPLRSYSKPIVVMSAIPFGIIGAMFGHLLLGLDLSMFSFFGIIALSGVVVNDSLLMVDFIGRAREEGMSRTDAAISAGTQRFRAIVLTSLTTFFGLLPITMETSLQAQLVIPMAVSLAFGIVFATVITLIWVPCLYVALGSTKDWFLKRDAKSLEAKQREAYENS; encoded by the coding sequence ATGTCTAAAGAATTTGACTCTAACACAGGCATCATTTCATGGTTTGCTCGGAACTCTGTTGCTGCAAATCTGCTTATGATTGCTATATTCGTAGCTGGCGTTATTGGTATTTTAAGCCTTAGACAGCAGTTATTCCCTGACCTATTAACTAACTCCATAAGCGTTCAAGTTCCATACCCAGGAGCTGCGCCTCAAGAAGTGGAGGAAGGCATTGTTATTCTCATTGAGGAGAATATCAAAGAAATTGAAGGCATCAAAAAAATCAGGTCTTCAGCAAGAGAAGGCTCTGGGACAATTACGATAGAAGTGGATGAAGGATATGAGGTTTCTTCAGTATTGGATGAAGTCAAAATTAGAATCGACTCTATCCCCAACCTTCCAGACTTAGCTGAACGTCCCGTTATTTACGAAAATCGAATGCAGCGCCAAGTGATGTGGGTCAGTGTATTTGGTGACGCTGGAGAAAGAACTTTAAAGGAATATGCTAATGAAATACAAACCGAGCTTCTGTCGCAGCCTAGCATTTCAATAGTAGAAATTAACGGTACTCGACCTTATGAGGTGGGAATCCTCGTAAACGACTATCAACTCAGAAAGTACGGGCTCACACTTCAAGATGTGGCCTCAGCTATCAGAAGCAACTCTTTGGACCTTCCAAGCGGTACGATTAAAACTCGTGGCGGTGATATTTTAGTAAGAACTAAAAATCAAGCATACACAGGTTTAGACTTCGCTCAGATTCCCCTAATGACGCGTTCTGATGGAACAAGCTTAATGGTGGGCGATATTGCAGCTATTGATGATGGTTTTGCTGAGTATGAGTTTATATCAAGATTAGATGGTAAAGACTCGGTCAACATGCGAATAAAGTCATCGCTGGAGTCTGATGACCTTAAAATTGCAGAAGAGGTCTATGCTTACTTAGATAAGAAGCAAGGCACTCTGCCTCACGGTATTTCTATCGATGCTTGGGGCGACGGCACCTATTACTTAAAAGGTCGCCTAGAGATGATGCAAGAAAACATGTTTGCTGGGATTGCGCTTGTTTTCTTAGTTTTAGCATTGTTTTTGCGCTTTAAATTAGCATTTTGGGTGATGGTTGGTATTCCTTTATGCTTCTTAGGCGCCTTTGCTTTTATGTATATGTATCCTGAGTTTGCCATGACCATTAATATGATCACACTCTTTGCTTTCATACTGGTCTTAGGTATCGTGGTCGATGATGCGATTATTATCGCGGAGAGTGCCTGGTCATCCATCGAAAAGCATGGGCATAGTGTCGACAGTGTGGTCAAAGGGGCTCGTAAAGTTGCTCTCCCTGCTACCTTTGGTGTTCTAACTACCATGGCAGCCTTTTACCCTACTCTTGCCATTAGCGGGCCATGGACAAATGCAATGGCCTCTATGGGCTTAGTCGTGATTTTTTGTTTATTCTTCTCTTTGGTTGAGTCAAAACTGATTCTTCCAGCCCACTTGGCTCATATGAAGTTAAATAAGCCTGAAGATACTAAAAATCCAAAGTTACGATCTACAAAAATGTTTTTCCGCAGTATTCGTTTAACTGTCAGCAAAAATCTAAAACGTTTTATAGCAAACGTATACAAGCCGGGACTAGCAAAATTCTTGAAGTATCGTGGTCTTACTATATTAGGCTTTGTATGCTTATTAATTATCACAACTTTTGGGTTCATTAAGGGTGGTTTGGTTAAAACCACAATGATGCCCAACATCCCTGGCGATGGTATTTTTGTCGAAGTTAAAATGGCAGAAGGCTCGACAGCTGAGCAAACAATAAAGAGTATTACACTTGTTGAAGAAAAGCTTAATGAAATCCATGAGGAAGTTAAGGCGGAATATGGTATTGGCGTTAAGCAACATTCGGTAACTTGGACCAACAGCAACACTGGGGCTTATATGTGGACAGAGTTGGTTAAAAGTGAAAATATGCCCATTAATCAGTATGAATTTACCGATATGTGGCGTGACCGCGTTGGGCAACTTCCATCAGTGCAAGAAGTCAGTTTCGGCAATGGCGGACCTGGTGGTGGCGGTGTTGGTTACCGTTTAATTGGTAGCGATATTGACGAACTACAAATCGTCTCGGAAAAAATCAAAGCCAAGCTATCAGAATATGACGGTGTTTACGATATCAGCGATGGCCTCTCTGGAGGTAAAGAAGAAATCGTTGTTGATCTGAAACCTCATGGCCGTAACTTAGGCTTAACAGTTCAAGGTCTTTCAACTCAAGTTCGCAACGCCTTCTACGGAGCTGAAGCACAGCGTTTCTTACGTGATACCGAAGAAGTCAAAGTGTTTGTCCGTTACCCGCTTGTAGACCGCCGTTCCATTGGTAATCTTGAACAAATGCCAGTTCGTACCCCAAGCGGAGAGTATGTCACTTTCTCTGACGTTGCAACTTATACTGTTGGCGAAGGCTACTCACGAATTTCGCGCGTAGATGGTGTGCGCGCCAATAGCATTTCAGCAGATGTCAGCCAGCAGTCACCTATCACGCCAGGGCAAGTTCATAGTGACATGATGCAGAATGTTATTCCTGACATATTGCAAGAGCATCCCTCTGTTAAACTTGTACCTGGTGGCCCAAGTGAAGATCAAGCAACGCTAGCAAATGAGTTATTGTTGGGAGGCGCTATAGCATTACTACTAATCTACGGACTCATGGCTATACCTTTAAGATCTTACTCCAAACCTATCGTCGTTATGTCTGCCATCCCATTTGGCATTATCGGCGCCATGTTTGGTCACCTACTTCTAGGCTTAGATCTAAGCATGTTCTCATTCTTTGGTATTATTGCTCTATCCGGGGTTGTTGTGAATGACAGTCTCTTAATGGTTGACTTCATTGGCCGAGCGCGTGAAGAAGGCATGAGCCGTACCGATGCGGCCATCAGTGCAGGTACTCAACGCTTCCGTGCAATTGTATTAACTTCGCTAACGACATTCTTTGGCTTGCTACCGATAACGATGGAAACAAGCTTGCAAGCTCAGCTAGTGATACCGATGGCTGTATCCTTAGCGTTTGGTATCGTCTTTGCCACCGTGATCACGTTAATTTGGGTGCCATGTCTTTACGTTGCGCTTGGCTCAACCAAAGACTGGTTCTTGAAACGTGATGCAAAAAGCCTAGAAGCAAAACAACGTGAAGCATACGAAAATAGTTAG
- a CDS encoding nitroreductase family protein, with amino-acid sequence MIESIINRVSCGRLEAPAPSKEHLDLMFKAALRAPDHKGLKPWEYIVFEGEEALSRFGEYLLQASLKDNPDLDEAKQEKIKNKPHRAPMVVVAVAKANNNPKVPHVEEILSAGAGVQNLILGAYDLGYGAYWRTGSLAFNDHMKQPLSLDFEDTIIGFIYLGTPSVELKSKPVPEVDDFVRWG; translated from the coding sequence ATGATCGAGTCTATTATTAATCGTGTGTCTTGTGGTCGTTTGGAAGCGCCGGCGCCTTCTAAAGAGCATTTGGATCTGATGTTTAAGGCGGCTTTACGTGCGCCTGATCATAAGGGGCTAAAGCCTTGGGAGTACATTGTTTTTGAGGGTGAGGAGGCTTTGAGTCGGTTTGGCGAGTATTTGCTTCAAGCTTCTCTGAAAGATAATCCTGACCTTGATGAAGCGAAGCAGGAAAAGATTAAAAACAAGCCACACAGAGCTCCTATGGTGGTTGTGGCAGTAGCCAAAGCGAATAATAACCCAAAGGTTCCGCATGTTGAGGAAATCCTGTCAGCGGGGGCAGGGGTGCAGAATTTGATTCTTGGGGCTTACGACTTAGGTTATGGCGCTTATTGGCGTACAGGAAGCTTGGCGTTTAATGACCACATGAAGCAGCCGTTAAGTTTAGACTTCGAAGATACAATTATTGGTTTTATCTACCTTGGTACACCGTCGGTTGAGCTTAAGTCTAAACCGGTTCCTGAGGTGGATGATTTTGTGAGGTGGGGGTAG
- a CDS encoding efflux RND transporter periplasmic adaptor subunit codes for MTKRIFWTGTAFVLITVAIVVVMVKLAPTPPKKKPVVQATVVETTIVNKESTQFFVDSQGPVQPVTNTSLVAEVSGRITKISDKFRVGSFVNKGDLLLEVDPANYIASVRSAEANLAQAKANLQNAQATTDQARKDWKKIGRGEPNDLVLRIPQLNQAKASVQSAEAALYRARQDLERTKVKAGFDALVKTKNVGLGQFVNMGTQVATLFGTDTAEVRLPIPDQQMAYLNLPRQDNENTYPDVRLSGVFAGEEKEWFGKLVRTEGVVEESNRLTYLVAQIDDPYGLESERETPLRYGTFVKAEIAGKERDGLITLPRQALYYGNKVLTLVNESEIELVEVELARTESNTIFVKSGLEDGQEVITTPVQNPVNGMKVKKLSTLKAEREKAAKSEGEVADKKSNDEQSSKADAGEKAQTAAVNQ; via the coding sequence ATGACTAAACGAATTTTTTGGACTGGTACAGCTTTTGTATTGATAACAGTAGCTATTGTTGTCGTAATGGTAAAGCTAGCACCTACACCACCTAAAAAGAAACCTGTAGTGCAAGCGACGGTTGTTGAAACTACCATTGTTAACAAGGAGTCTACACAATTCTTTGTCGACAGCCAGGGGCCTGTGCAGCCAGTCACCAATACCAGCTTAGTGGCTGAAGTCAGTGGCCGAATCACTAAAATTTCCGACAAGTTTCGTGTCGGCTCATTTGTTAACAAGGGAGACCTACTACTTGAGGTAGACCCAGCTAACTATATTGCAAGCGTCCGTTCAGCGGAGGCTAACTTAGCTCAAGCAAAAGCTAACCTACAAAATGCCCAAGCAACGACAGACCAAGCCCGTAAAGACTGGAAGAAAATTGGACGAGGCGAACCCAATGACCTTGTACTGAGAATCCCGCAACTCAATCAAGCGAAAGCATCGGTTCAATCAGCAGAAGCAGCCCTGTATCGCGCACGACAAGACTTAGAGCGCACTAAAGTTAAAGCTGGCTTTGATGCATTGGTTAAAACTAAAAATGTAGGCCTTGGACAATTTGTTAATATGGGTACTCAAGTAGCGACCCTTTTCGGAACGGATACCGCAGAAGTACGCCTACCTATCCCAGATCAACAAATGGCTTATTTGAATCTGCCAAGACAAGATAACGAAAACACTTACCCTGACGTCAGATTAAGCGGTGTGTTTGCTGGCGAGGAAAAAGAATGGTTTGGCAAACTTGTTCGCACGGAGGGTGTGGTCGAGGAAAGCAACCGTCTAACTTACTTAGTCGCACAAATTGATGACCCATACGGATTAGAGTCTGAACGTGAAACACCTTTACGCTACGGCACTTTTGTTAAAGCTGAAATTGCTGGTAAAGAAAGAGATGGGCTAATCACCCTACCACGACAAGCACTCTATTATGGAAATAAAGTGTTAACTTTAGTCAATGAAAGCGAAATTGAACTAGTGGAAGTCGAGCTGGCTCGAACTGAAAGCAACACAATTTTCGTAAAATCAGGGTTGGAAGACGGCCAAGAAGTTATCACAACGCCTGTACAAAATCCTGTCAATGGTATGAAAGTGAAGAAACTTTCCACACTCAAGGCTGAGCGCGAGAAAGCAGCAAAGAGTGAAGGAGAAGTAGCAGATAAAAAGAGTAATGATGAACAATCCAGCAAGGCAGATGCTGGTGAAAAAGCTCAAACTGCAGCTGTAAACCAATAG